The DNA region agataatcatatagtaagaaataaaattcaataacataaaaatattcatataacCAATTCTATTTAGTATAAAAGGCTTAATTATTGTATTGTTGTGGTGGTTGTTATATGTAATCGGAAAGagaatttcattttaatttagttaaaaattattatatacaGATAAAATGAATAAAAATTTTTGCTCCTTCGTCAGTACCCACGTGGAGATCATCCACGATAGTTTATATGTacagaaaaattaaaaggaacaAACTGtggatggaaaaaaaataaaatggacGATGTAATACTATATAAAAGGGTCATGTTTTAATGAAATTACTTGTATTAAATAAATATAGGTTAAATTAGAATAATAAAATTTAAGAATCTCCTGTGATGATATTCAAAATAGGAGTTAAATCAGGGTCATAAAGAAACCTAAATTTTGAGATTATGTAAattgtaatttaaaatttataaatcgttaaattatttcaaaatagaaattatatatatatataaaagaatataataaaatataaataaatcttAGCAAACATAGTCTCGTATTATTTTAACATTAGGTCGAGCATGGTCCATGATGGGTGAATTTAATCTGCACATACTATAAAATGTACTTGTTAAGTTGAGCAATTAGAAAATAAGTCGTGTAAAAAATTAATATAGCAAAAAAGtggaataataataaaaaaatggacTTGTTAAGTTACTACAAAGAGcaaattaaatcattaataatATTGGAGAATATAATTTAACATAACTCCAGATGCAATgaaagaaaataatttaaaaattggaATGCAGGAGCTCATCAGATTGCTAAGTTTTTATTAAATGGTGGTAGAGAACTGAATATGGATAATGGTGTAGCCTGTTATAATTTTTTAGTAATGTAATCttcttaaagaaaaaaaaaagattataatTTACATTTATATGCATCAAAAGGGTCAAACAGAGGGAAAACCAACCCTCAAGTAACAGTGTACAAAAACGAGTCAAGATACAAACAACTAACTTCCAAGTCCAAGTCCATTAGCCATCTCCTGCTAACTCTTAGTGACAATTTTTCGCCTTTTTGGTGGTGCCGACTTGATTCCTGATAGGAGATAAATTAGAGATTAGAGGGGGGAAACGAGCAGAGACACAATCAGACTTGTTTTCcaataaaaagaagaaaaattaggGGAAGAAACTGGTTCACTTATCCAATTCAGCACCCTGTCAATGTGTATTGAACTGGTAAGTTGCAGTGACATTAGGAACGCAAAGCAATGTGTGCTTATTGAAACAATTTTTTATCCAAACAATCTTATGCATTCCTGCATGCTCAAAACTTTGCAATTGCATTAATTTACCAGATATTATAGTGCCTTTTCGGGCCTGAGTATGATCTATCTTAAAACTAAAGCACAAAAACACCATGTACAAGCTTAGACGATGATTAACTTGTAGTTCCTCACTTCATAGGGCAGGCTAATAACGAACACTATCGTTCCTTAAGGTCATTTTCATTCCAACAAAAGAAATCACAAAAGCAAGAAAAAACAATGATAGTAGGATATCTATGCTTTGGTCAGAAAAATAAATACAGAGAAATTGGCTGTCACAAATAAACCTTTTTAAGGGGGGAAAAAGTCGAACAAACCTTCACGAGAACACAACATATCAACACCCTTTATGCCATTGATTGTACCATCCTGCAAGTATATGCATAAGttgaagtaaaaaaataatagtgtCCAGAAAAAACAAAAGCAACAATCAGCCTTTTGAACTCTGAAATAAAGTTGGCATCCCTACATGTAAGGGCCTATTACAAATTAGGTCATGGCAatgataaaattttataatatatcCACTCATACCCACCTGCTTAAGTTGAGGTTGCATACATAATAATCAAGTTCAGATTCGGTTTAGATGGTAACACTGACTACATGGAGTTGGAAATTGCATAAATTGTCTCCCCACTAGTAACAACATATTATGCATTTATAACATGGATAGAAAATACTCATTTATTGTTTAAAGATAGTGGTCGGATATAAGAATAAGAACCTGCAGTGAGTTGGATAGGATTCAAACAGGAAGGTACCTAGATGGCGTTTGTGTATAGCTAGTAACAAGAAATAAAGGCATCTGACCTGTTGTCCTCATAAGACTTGACGAGGGACAACGATGCAAATTCTTTTGTGAAGGACAGAGTCATCGCATTCAGAAATAGAGAATGAGGAAGCCGCCAACAAATACCTTTTTTTAATAAGATATTAAGGTTGCAGATAATGCTGCCTTAATAAATTCATAAATTCAGTAAATAGGAATATGCACACCCAGTTTACTACAATAATGAcatatttctgtttttttttaatagGGTTGCATATAATGTTATCTTAATGAATTCATAAACTCAATATATCACACTCAGTTAACTTCAACCATGACACGTTTCAGTGTTAGTTTGTGCATCTGCCACGAATTTAGCTCAGTATCAATGGAATTTtattgttcatacataatgaATTGATATTGTATATATTCAAACCATAACATACGACCAGTAAAAACTAAAATTCTTACCGTAACCACTACTTGTCTTTTAAGTTGTCATTAACTGTCAAACAAAATGTGACTATTGTTTGTGAAATAACTCCactaggaagaagaaaaaaaggggGAGTTAAGAGACCCTCCTGGCCCAATATAATCAATGGCAAAGTAAACATTACATACCGCATTATAAACAATCTGCTGGCACCCATTGTCCAGCTGAGGTACGATCAAGCGACCTGCTAAAAATTACAAAGTATGTTACACTTTCTGAGTTATGCATCAACTTTGAAACCGGCATAAAAACAATGGGTCAATTAATTAAGTCACataatcaaaacaaaaatatTACCTGATCTGGATCTTTTTAAGTTGAGAATTTCTGGTAAGCCCAATGCAAGTTTTTTAGCCTTTTCCCTAGTAAGTGGAGATTGGTGTACCTGGGGAATGTAGAAGACAAGTTTAAAGAAATATAAGCTTAAACATAACACAAAAGGATCTAATCATATTTGACATTGTCACACACTTGAGAATAAGGTACAGATATAAGATTCGAGCATACCCCAATGCAAAAATGGAAATGGCAGAATTAGGTTATATACATCGATAAACTATTTTATACTATCAATATATTACTGTGATAATATCCCAAGTCCTAACAGCATGTTTAGTTAGAAGGTAGAGTAGAAAAATGCTATTGGGGAATAGGGGTGAAAAAGCATTCTTCAATTGTTTATTTTGATGGAAGAGCTGAGAGAAGAATCAGTTTGGAGGATTCATCTCTTGCGTTTTCTGCCGAAATAGATCTGCCCAAAATTAGGCAGATGATAGGAGAGAAGCTGATTTATTTAAAAGAGAATATCACATTAGCACATTGGACCTTTTTCTGCCTTTCCTTCCATCATTTCCTCTTTGTAACTAAACAATGAGATATATACATCATCGCCCCCCTTCCACAAGTAATTGCAAGactaatgattttgaaaataattaaaagcTGCCTAAGAAAATATTATACATTTATCATATGAAGTACTTTCCACCTATACCAAATCACATACACTGAGCAAACtaaagtatggaagcaaatgaGACCAACACAAAAAATAGAAAGTGAACACTTACATAGGTGCTTTGGCTCGACATTTTCTTCCTCCTAGACATTTGCAATCTCATATTTTTGTTGCATCCCTCTGCTTTTGAAACATCAGGTTCCTCTACCTAGTCACCAGTAAGTAAATACAATTGAACACTTACATCATGGTTATTTGTCATGTTAGTTAAATTCACATTAACCAGTAGCATAGATTTATCTTTACTAGAGGAAACCTTGGCAGCATTATCCAACGGAACTGCACATTTCATGAAAGTAGAACAATTTTCCTGACTGCTGTTTTCCATACCAACGTGACCAATGGCAAATCCAGTTTTATCTTTCAATTCATTGATCATATCATCACTGGGTAAAGATGATAAGTTATGACTGTATTTCACACAACTAGCATTCAACTTCTCTTTGAAAGAGTCAAAATTGCAAATCTCAGACGTAATTGCAAGATCCAAAGCAGGCTTATGCATTGAGCCACGGTCTTCATATGTAGATGCAAGCTTTTCCTCCTTGGAGATATCTGATTTGTAATTTGGTGTATCCATTGAAGAAGTTgcaacattttttttctttaagacTCTTTTGACTTTCATCTTGTAAGAAGATACTGTTTTGACTTTTGTGCCTGACAGCTGGGAAAAGACAGTAGGTGAGCTAAGTACACGGCCACTTCTTGTACAAATGCCATCCAGGATTAGATACTTGGGACCCTGGATAGTCGATAAATTTTCTTTTAGGGATGTACTTTCACCTCCTAAGTCATCCACATCTAGAGATTCAGTTGCTGCAAAACAATGCTTATAATGTTCCAGGGCAATGAGTTTGGTACAGTCCTGGTTGTGCATCTGATTTAGATCTTCCTGCCTTTCTTGTTTTTCAGTAGACTTAACAAAAGGTTCCTTTTCTGAGCAAATATCAACCACAAATCCTCTGGCATTATCAATTAAATAAGACTTCTGAGGAGCAGGACTCACGGAAGGAATACTACAACTCTTAATCTTTTCAGAGATACTACAGCACAGCTCATTTATCTCATCTCTTGTAGATTTTTCTGCATTTCCTGAGCACAGCTTGTTAAGCATTTTGGAAAAAGCAATGCATCCTAGCTCACCTTTCACATTTCCTCTTCTAACATTATCTTCTTTGTAGGTTTTAGCCTTCTTGGATTCCAAGATATCAGAATGAACAGAATTTTTTAAACTTGCAAAATTTATTCCCTTAATTGAAGTTACATTCTCATCCTTCAAATCCATAGGAGAAAACAAACAATCTGATGAACCTATAGTTTCTAATGCTGATTTACTGGAACAAGGTAGTATTGCTGCTACACTATCTGGCATTTTCTCACTGTGATTGAGATTTGAAAAATCTAAAGATTTTGACGATGGATTGCTCAGAATATTGACATTTCCAGTAGAGTTATTGTAGCCTTCAGCATCTTCATTTAAGTACACAGAATCTTTTGTGTGAATATTTTCTTCAAGGTTGAGGATGGGAACTAAATGATTGTCTATCTTCATCTCATGTAAGTTGATCACTGATGGTTTTTTCTGCATGCCAATTGTATCCTGGGTGCTCATAGTCAATGGGAATGCATTATTTTCATTCAAACTAGAGAATGCAACTTGTTTATGACAATTTGTTGTGCCCTCAGCAAAAGTCTTGAATGATGGAACAGAACCAACCATTATTCCATAATTTTCATTATCTTCTTGGTAGGCTTTAGCCTTCTTGGATTCCAAGATATCAGAATGAACAGAATTTTTTAAACTTGCAAAATTTATTCCCTTCATTGAAGTTACATTCTCATCCTTCAAATCCATAGGAGAAAACAAACAATCTGATGAACTTATAGTTTCTAATGCTGATTTACTGGAACAAGGTAGTATTTCTGCTACACTATCTGGTATTTTCTCACTGTGACTGAGATTTGAAATTTCTAAAGATTTTGACGATGGATTGCTCAGAATATTGGCATTTCCAGTAGAGTTAGTGTGGCCTTCAGGATCTTCATTTAGGTACACAGAATCTTGTGTTCGAATATTTTCTTCAAGGTTGAGGATGGGAACTAAATGATTGTCTATCTTCATCTCATGTAAGTTGATCACTGATGGCTTTTTCTGCATGCCACTTGTAGCCTGGGTGCTCATAGTCAATGGGAATGCATTATTTTCATTCAAGCTAGAGAATGCAACTTGTTTATGACAAGTTGCTGGACCCTTAGCATACATCTTGAATGATGGATCAGAACCAACCATTGTTCCATCATTTTTGTCCACATGCTTACTAAGTTCATCCACTGGCGATGATACAAATTTTTGCATTTCCGGATCCATTCTACTGCTAACAATTTTTTGAAGGGCAATAAAGCTATCTGTCACTTTGTTCCCAGCGGAGCTCAAGAAATTCCGCACTCTACCAAATGAAAATTCTTCAAGATGAACTGGTAATGTTTTCCCTGCACTGTAAGTTGAATCTACAGGGATTTGATTATGAGATGATAACTTTACAGGATTACAAGTTGCTCTCGTCCTGTAATAACCCCCAATATAATGATCCCAGTCATATGGAAATCCAACCAAGAAATGATTGCACATCTGCACATAGAATGAGAAAAAAGGTTCAGGTATGTTGAATTACTAGTAGAATAGAAAAAgtgtaaaaaaaaaatgcaagacaAATATAGCTATACTTTATATTTCTAGgtcaatatattatttttttcaatatcatTTAAAAGTCGATCTTGTTGTGAGAAAATacaacatttaaaattttattagctAAAGAGCACTGCCAGGGAACGATCTTGGAGAAACAAGTACAATAACTTACAGTCATTCTGACATATTGGTCTAACAAGCAGAAAAAAAAGAGCCTACCTCAAGCGGAAAGCCATTATCTTGCGTGCGTGATTTGTTTATCATGCCATCAAGTAAAACTATAACCCCATCTGCAGCCTCAATAGTATAAGCATCATTTCTTTTCACAATGGGTGCAGAATAGAAGATTCTAGCTGCTTGTTGCCTGAATTGAAGTTTAAGGAATTCAAGGTATAGATATGCAATGTTAGGACGAAAGGCTTGCTTCAAGTTATTGGAGACACGCGCGCGCGCACAAAACAGAGATAATTAACCAGACGGAACCAAAGAAAGCAGCATTTACAGACGGTTAACAAAAATGTCTACTTTACTTTAACTAGTGAAGATACAGGTATTCCCAAGGAGAAGCTACGTCACTAACTCTAACAAAATCGGATCAGTGTTATAGGACTTACCTATTAGTAAATCCAAAGAAAGCAGCATTTACAGACGGTTAACAAAAATGTCTACTTTACTTTAACTAGTGAAGATACAGGTATTCCCAAGGAGAAGCTACGTCACTAACTCTAACAAAATCGGATCAGTGTTATAGGACTTACCTCTTAGTAAATCCACTTACAGCCAATCTTTTACCATCGACATGTTTTTCTGCTTCAAACAACCACCAGTCAAACAGACTAACCTGTAAAATTAACATCTTTTTTCCGTTATTGTTGGAAGATTAATAATCAAGATTCAGGCTGGAAACCCTAACGGGACATCGCCCAGAAGAAATCGAAACAGGGTAATGGAAAGGACACGTACTACTTTTTGGTCGGCAGCAGAGGTAGGGGAAAACATCGTCGCCGGAGTAGGAGGGCTCTTCCAAGTATTAGAGAGGCGAGCGCCTGCAGGTCTCGGCGTCGGAGCCGGAGAGGGGATATCGCCACCTGCGCCCATGACATCTGTCTCGACTCCTTGGGCGGGAAAACGaggtatattaattttttaatatggaAAATCTTATCAGTGAAATTACAATTTAGCCCAAAATTTGttgaataatttttattttaatatctgaagtttcaaaaaaaaacaaaaaaaaaataggactGAGGCCATAAACGAGCCGAGCGGAAATGAATAATAAGAAACTGGAGCTCTGACTGCTCTGTTCGTTATCTCTAAATTTAAATTTGgtttgaattcaatttgaattttaattctgAAACTCGAACTGGactcataataaaattaaataactcCCATATTCAAtttgaataaaatttatttaaaaattaaataaatttagttatacttatttaaaataatgaattataataattaataatatatttgatccggtagtaagaacaggggatcccgccctgtggagtcaacgccacgtggatgtcaaagtggcagttgtccatccggagagggccaGGTCCGACCGAAAGGCCGGTcggccgtccggtggaatcgaacgatcggagagggatgggtccgatcggctggccgaccggacgatgttcagctgatggttaaaggcgccctgtcgaaatcagggttccggcgctcagtggaaaaggtcgcagggccgagcggactgcacgctcggccaaagccataaggtaacatactgctaatagtctccacaaagcacatgatggagaatctccccaagtaaaccaccgcatatgtccggccggatgttgagtgggctgtccgcccggacgccagatctggagcaaaggggaaaaggacaagggacgtctttttctgacagcaagtatgtttcacgtgtaagtcatgctccaaatcttatgacaggggattccgctgtcccatcgaggacatgcttagactgtagcagtatgggtcaggaaAGCTCACTTACAAGCCCAtactggagtatgggccatggacacgtgtacacctcagtaggtgtacactcacttcttcgctgccctatataaaggtcctcattcttcgccggaggtacgcattctactagttttggagccactttctccctattgagcttcgcctgacttaagcgtcggagggtcaccgccgggaaccccttcctggcccgacttctgtgcaggttcgccggaggttcttGCCCCCATACGAGGACccacgtcatcgactaggagagcgccacgtacccagcgtttgtcggttcagcgattcggacaggatcaatttggcgccgtctgtgggaacgctcctgcatccgatcggaagcgatggacgaagctggacgaccgcattcAGTAATGCTCTCCGCGGAGGAACTCGACGCGTTGATCGAGACAAGGGCTGCTAAGCTTATGGAGCAGAAGCAAAAGTCACAAGCTGATCGGGCGGAGCAGcaggcaacatcagcatcaggtggccgaccggaagcaccaccggccaccgttgcatttcatcgtgccctatttcgcacccctgaagccgcagcaactaatagagatcggggatcttcttctgatgaaaggcctaggcgagatgacagaaaaggaaaaggcccccgagcggacgcatcgctcgaacggattaatcgccaattttcagaggctattctacgagatcctctgccgaagcactacgtgcctccgacgatcggcgagtacaatgggacaaccgacccggatgatcatctgggtaagtttgataacacagctactctccatcaatacacagatggagtaaagtgccgcgtttttcttaccactctctcgggatcggctcaacggtggtttcggagactgccggacggatcaatcacgagcttcaaggacttccggacggccttcctccaccacttcgccagcagtcagcgctaccagaaaactagcgttagtctgtttgccatcaaatagGAAGCCCGCGAAttgctccgagcttacatccagcggttcaacacagtggccatggacattccaacggccacctcggagaccatgatgaatgccttcacacaaggcctagtggacggggatttcttccgatcgctcattcggaagccgctctgagactacgaccacatgctacaccgggccaacgaatacatcaacgtggaagaagcgcaagcggcaaggaaaaaagaaattccaaccgagcgggcgcatcctgccgagcggaaacagcacgccgctcatcagccgcccagaggaccgagggccgaagcaatctgatccccccatgccagatcccacgtgcaagaagtagctgccgctcggcccaagccaaagaagaaatggaccccgatgttctgctccttccaccggacggatacgcacaacacaagggattgtcgaagtcttcccttcgtggttcatcctgtgccccggaatggcggacaacggtctccctcagtcgacaggcgacagggAACTCATGAAACCGATCGGACTCGAAccgataggcgacagcaacagacgcccgatcggcaccgctctccaaggcaggagaatcgccgaaagtcacgagaacggtctcgaccatccgctcgggaggaagagaatagaagcaatacttcccgaggcgagatcaacattattgctggcgggccgaccggagggaactccaaccgagcaagaaaggcgagcgtccagcagctccaaatccatgcagtcggctgcagccaagagcgggcgaacggaccgaaaatcagtttcgggccagggggcttggaaggagttgaagtaccccacgacgatgccctactcatcaaagcggtaatagccaattacactattcatcgtgtatttgttgacacaggaagctcagtcaacatcatattcaagaaggcgttcgatcaactacaaattgatcgagccgagctgttacccatgacaactccgccctacgggtttacgggtaacgaagttcagccggtcggacagatccggctggctatctcgctgggagaagagccgctcaggaggacaaggacagcaaacttcgtggtggtcgactctccctcgtcctacaacgtcattttgggacgaccggcgctcagcgaattcagAGCGGTCgcctcaaccttccatcagaagatcaagtttcccgtggaggacagagtgggagaagtacggggagatcagctagtagctcgggcgatgctacatcgagatggtccgagcagaagccaattccgctcggaaggcgccccggatcgaggtaaacgccatcactgaaaagccaccctctttaatttatgaagaaaaagaggaagtgcagattcacccaacccgatcggaggccatgacctttattgcgtccgacctggaggccaaccagaaggaggaagtgatcaaatgcctccagagaaattgtgatgtcttcgtctggtcgacgtaTGAGCTGCCTGGAATTTCGCCAAATATAGCGcggcacgagctacatgtccgaccggacgctcggccagtgaagcagagaaaaagggatttcagcgccgagcagaattccatcatccgggcggaagttgagaagTTTCTAGAGGTCGGCCATAtacgagaagtgcagttcccgagctggctggctaacgtagtattagtctccaaggcgggcaacaagtggagagtatgcatagattttcgggatctcaacaaagcttgctcgaaagacttttatcctctgccccggatagatcagctggtggactctacggccggctgtgaattaatatgtatgctcgacgcttaccaaggatatcatcaagtgccgctcgctcgtgaagatcaagaaaaagtcagcttcgtgacggccgacggcacatattgttataatgtgatgccgttcggattgaagaacgcgggagctacctatcagcgcttgatgaataaagtattcagagagcagatcgggcgaaatctggaagtgtatgtggacgacattctcatcaagtccgtccgagcggccgatctcttcaaagacatggaggaaaccttccgaacgctgcgccaatatggagtcaagctaaatccccagaagtgcctgttcggagcaaagggaggacgttttctgggatacatagtgaccgagcggggaatcgaagcaaatctaagcaaggtgaaagctctccaagacatgtcgcctccaagaaatacaaggaaagtgcagcgtttgaccggtcggataactgctttgtccagattcatctccaaaactgccgaccagagcctccctttcttcaaaatcttacgcaaggccactaagtttcactgggatgaagaatgcgatcgggcgttcgaagacttgaaggcatatctgaactctctcccggtattggccaagccgactgcgggtgagccactttgtatctacctatcttcgaccgagcaggcaatcggctcggcacttgtgagggcgagcggagaggagccgatgtattttcttagtcatattttgaaagatgctgagtcTCCCTACACtggactcgagaagctggcttttgctctggtcctcgccgctcggcgccttcgcccatacttcctgtcgcataccatcattgtcaaaacaaaTAGCCCGCTTGGGCGTGTGTTactaaatccagaagcgtccgggcggctaatcaaatggacgacggagttaagtgaatttgacatccaataccagccccgctcggcaatcaaagcgcagtccttggccgattttgtgactgaggtgcagaagCCGGagtcggaagctatgtggagaatatatgtggacgggtcgtccactcggctcggaagtgggattggaatactactgctctctccccaagaagagaagatgcacttatccgtccggctgggttataaagctacaaacaatgaggcagagtatg from Zingiber officinale cultivar Zhangliang chromosome 4B, Zo_v1.1, whole genome shotgun sequence includes:
- the LOC121976690 gene encoding uncharacterized protein LOC121976690 isoform X2; this translates as MGAGGDIPSPAPTPRPAGARLSNTWKSPPTPATMFSPTSAADQKVVSLFDWWLFEAEKHVDGKRLAVSGFTKRQQAARIFYSAPIVKRNDAYTIEAADGVIVLLDGMINKSRTQDNGFPLEMCNHFLVGFPYDWDHYIGGYYRTRATCNPVKLSSHNQIPVDSTYSAGKTLPVHLEEFSFGRVRNFLSSAGNKVTDSFIALQKIVSSRMDPEMQKFVSSPVDELSKHVDKNDGTMVGSDPSFKMYAKGPATCHKQVAFSSLNENNAFPLTMSTQATSGMQKKPSVINLHEMKIDNHLVPILNLEENIRTQDSVYLNEDPEGHTNSTGNANILSNPSSKSLEISNLSHSEKIPDSVAEILPCSSKSALETISSSDCLFSPMDLKDENVTSMKGINFASLKNSVHSDILESKKAKAYQEDNENYGIMVGSVPSFKTFAEGTTNCHKQVAFSSLNENNAFPLTMSTQDTIGMQKKPSVINLHEMKIDNHLVPILNLEENIHTKDSVYLNEDAEGYNNSTGNVNILSNPSSKSLDFSNLNHSEKMPDSVAAILPCSSKSALETIGSSDCLFSPMDLKDENVTSIKGINFASLKNSVHSDILESKKAKTYKEDNVRRGNVKGELGCIAFSKMLNKLCSGNAEKSTRDEINELCCSISEKIKSCSIPSVSPAPQKSYLIDNARGFVVDICSEKEPFVKSTEKQERQEDLNQMHNQDCTKLIALEHYKHCFAATESLDVDDLGGESTSLKENLSTIQGPKYLILDGICTRSGRVLSSPTVFSQLSGTKVKTVSSYKMKVKRVLKKKNVATSSMDTPNYKSDISKEEKLASTYEDRGSMHKPALDLAITSEICNFDSFKEKLNASCVKYSHNLSSLPSDDMINELKDKTGFAIGHVGMENSSQENCSTFMKCAVPLDNAAKVEEPDVSKAEGCNKNMRLQMSRRKKMSSQSTYVHQSPLTREKAKKLALGLPEILNLKRSRSGRLIVPQLDNGCQQIVYNADGTINGIKGVDMLCSREGIKSAPPKRRKIVTKS
- the LOC121976690 gene encoding uncharacterized protein LOC121976690 isoform X1, with the protein product MGAGGDIPSPAPTPRPAGARLSNTWKSPPTPATMFSPTSAADQKVVSLFDWWLFEAEKHVDGKRLAVSGFTKRQQAARIFYSAPIVKRNDAYTIEAADGVIVLLDGMINKSRTQDNGFPLEMCNHFLVGFPYDWDHYIGGYYRTRATCNPVKLSSHNQIPVDSTYSAGKTLPVHLEEFSFGRVRNFLSSAGNKVTDSFIALQKIVSSRMDPEMQKFVSSPVDELSKHVDKNDGTMVGSDPSFKMYAKGPATCHKQVAFSSLNENNAFPLTMSTQATSGMQKKPSVINLHEMKIDNHLVPILNLEENIRTQDSVYLNEDPEGHTNSTGNANILSNPSSKSLEISNLSHSEKIPDSVAEILPCSSKSALETISSSDCLFSPMDLKDENVTSMKGINFASLKNSVHSDILESKKAKAYQEDNENYGIMVGSVPSFKTFAEGTTNCHKQVAFSSLNENNAFPLTMSTQDTIGMQKKPSVINLHEMKIDNHLVPILNLEENIHTKDSVYLNEDAEGYNNSTGNVNILSNPSSKSLDFSNLNHSEKMPDSVAAILPCSSKSALETIGSSDCLFSPMDLKDENVTSIKGINFASLKNSVHSDILESKKAKTYKEDNVRRGNVKGELGCIAFSKMLNKLCSGNAEKSTRDEINELCCSISEKIKSCSIPSVSPAPQKSYLIDNARGFVVDICSEKEPFVKSTEKQERQEDLNQMHNQDCTKLIALEHYKHCFAATESLDVDDLGGESTSLKENLSTIQGPKYLILDGICTRSGRVLSSPTVFSQLSGTKVKTVSSYKMKVKRVLKKKNVATSSMDTPNYKSDISKEEKLASTYEDRGSMHKPALDLAITSEICNFDSFKEKLNASCVKYSHNLSSLPSDDMINELKDKTGFAIGHVGMENSSQENCSTFMKCAVPLDNAAKVEEPDVSKAEGCNKNMRLQMSRRKKMSSQSTYVHQSPLTREKAKKLALGLPEILNLKRSRSAGRLIVPQLDNGCQQIVYNADGTINGIKGVDMLCSREGIKSAPPKRRKIVTKS